TAGTAATGCACTATTATCACAGCCAAATCTGCATCATatccataaaaatatatatactaatcattatatataaagttttgttatgtcaaaataaaacaaaatattacataaaGTTTCTTATAGTAAAGAAGTGAATCTAGTTGTTAATATGCATCTTTTCCACAACAGACATATCAATTAATCAGTAGTCTaccaaaaacaatatatatatatatatatatatatatatatatatatatatatataatgatgaGAAGGAAGAGAAGATAGGTATGAGAAAGATACCGAAATACTCTCTCATGATAGCACAATGAAGAATAGTGTCACCATTGTCTCGCACAAGATCTTGCAAGGGAGCGCTGTGGTCGGAAAGGTTAGAGAGATAAGCAAAGGCCTGTTTCTTCCAATTGATAGCAGCTCCAAAGAGAGGTGTCTCTCCATGCTTGTTTCTTCGACTCACCAAGTAAATCCTCTCTTTGTCCGTTCCTATGATCCACTTACATATCTTTACGAAACCCCTTGAAGCCGCAACATGCAGAGGGGTATCCCCTCCATCGTTCTCCATTTCCAGAGCCTTCACCCTCGCTCCTTGGCTGTGTCCGATAATGGCATTCACAAGGTCGTGAACCACAACTTCTTCGTCCAAATCAACGGCCACGTGCAGTGCAGTGCCCACCGATTCGTTAATCATTGTCGTGTGACACGCTGGGAATCGGTTGTACATGTTCACAACCTTCTCCCATTTCCCTTCCAACGTGTACTCCGCCAGATAGTCACTCACTTCATATGATGAGTTGTACGATAACTCCTCCTCAAAATTTTCAGGATTCATGGCCGAACAGGAACTTCAAACAACGACAATGTATATGAAGCACTGAAATAACTCGTTACTATTTTTCTGCATGCGTCTTATATTCCTAATAGGTAATTCGATACTTCAACTCCTCATTTTATGTCATGTCACTTTTTCTAGGTAACAAGGGAAGAATAATGATCTTCGAGATTGTTATGCGTTAATGTTGTGAacgaaaaaacaaaagaaaatattctaACCAACACATTTCATCTTAagctttatttctttcttttcttctctagCTAAACATTCCCTTTACTTGCTACCCTGTCGGGTAAACTACAAGTTCCATCAGCTTCTTCCTCTGTTTCAACCTGCTCATTCCTAACTGTCGTAATCTTTTTTCTTTAGCCTCTTTTCACTGTTACTGAACAAAATTGGTGCTGAAGTCACCATTTTTCAGTTGATAGTATTTGAAAAATGATCTGACTGAGCGctgaaaattggtgtttttggtgcattaataattttaaccaGTGTAAAAATATGGTCTTTTGAATTACTTTAACATTATTGTGATGGAATAATTATAATTCATCAACTCTGCAGATCAAAGATAGAGTCTGTCAACTACTATTAAAAAGTTTTGATCCTCAAGTTAGAATTAGCCAAACATTAACTGATCATTCTAGAAACATCAAGCACAATCAGAGTAAAAGCAATCACAATGCTGCAATGAAAGCCTTTTCTCGATCGGTCGGGTTTTGGTTTGAAAATCTATCTTGTCGATTGGGCATAAAGATCCCAAACCAGGAAAATTATCAGTTAATTGGGATGTATTTTCCCGATTTCCACAAAACTCCTCAGCAGTTATCCCTTCTGAAAATTCTGTTGTTTGATATGTATTTACCTGCCAATGAGCTACAGATATATCTAGCAAACCAGCAATTTTTTGTGATCGCAGGATTCCACACATAACATTTGGACACCGAATCCTTATCTCGTTATACTCAAAATGAATTGTAACGTTGTTCAGTATCCTCATCCTAGTTTACATCTGTTACTGTTATCCCTTTCTATCTCTCTTTGTGTTTATGGCACTTGTATTTGTAAGTTCTCAGCTTCAGTACCGAGTCTACTAACATCTACGGATCATACTTCATACTTCGTGATCGTTAGTCCATAAGCCTTTTCATTTCCACGGAGATTTTGAGCAATCGTATAGGATTAATACACTAATCTGGGTTACACCAATATATACTGAGGCAATTTGTTGCAACTAAAACTATTTTGGTCTGATGGGTCAACGAATCAGGATACTCCATTAGGTTATGTGAACAAAATAAGGTCTTCAGGACATATTATTTGCAATACATGCCTTACAACAGTCCAGCTTTTATCAGTAACAATTTGTATCGTCAGCAATAACCGGTTCTTAATTTGTCTGTATTTAATAATTCTTTTGtcttaaagtaatataaatagTACTTTAAACagtaaagtaaaattatttaaataaaagttattaaataaaaaatcttaagaGAATATTGTAAACCTAAATTAAATCTCCTGAATCGCAACTTTACAAGCAACAACCACAAATTTGCTACAATTCAAAGGCTATTTTTCATAGCTCaaaaaaatacatgattatTCACACCAAGAAAACAAGCTCAAAATCACAGACAAAACACAAAACTTAACTGAAAAAGGGAAATTGATTTGAATGGCTGCATGAATGATGAACCAGTACAGCACAAACAATGACATGTAGTAGCATAGGTGCTATAGCTTGTCTCCTCTATTAGTTGCCCATGGCACCTGAGATAAAATGGCTATTATAAGATCAAAGTATAGTGGAAACTGCGACACGGCATAGAACATGAGTGGAAAAACAGTGACTGCATAAAGGGGGTATAGAACCGTCCTGTATGTGTGACTAAGCAGAAAGTAATGACCGGAGCAGAAAGAGACAAACATTGCAGCAATGGATACAAAAAGAGAACTGAGGCCTAGAAGAAGTTTGAATGGCAAATCTCTGCGAAAATCTTTGGATTGCTTTCGAGAAGTGAGGATGGTAAGGAACATTATGAGCCCGGTGACAGAGGAGCAAAGTCCAACAAGTGAAGAAACAGCAAATACATCGAATACAGGTTCGCCTTCTAAATTAGGCCTACCTTCTTGGTCAGTATTACCGGGAATGGTGGTGGCCGTAGCAAAGGAAACACCAGCAACAAGTGCAGCCACAACAGAGCAAGACTCAGATGTGTCCTTCAGCCACTCGCTACTTTTCTCAATGAGAACTTTGTGTTTATCCTCAAATATTTCCTCTGCAGTTTCGCCCACTGTGTCGCTTCTTAAGTAAAAGTGTTCTGGTACGAGGCTTTCAATATACTGTTccaatgaaaaataacatgtttcaagataattatagtttaattttgaataatgaAAACCTATTTGTTTGAAGGTATTTGTTTATGTATATATACCCGAAACCACTTTATATCCCACATCATTTGCAAGGCAGAACCAGCTATCTTTGTATGCTTGTCGTCTCCTGGAGCATCTGCTGCCCAGTGCAATATGGTCCTCTCATTTTTATCTATTGCCAGAGTTAAATTATTCCAAACTTCTCCTTTTACcttcattttcaatttcttaataACAAAGGGTTGCCTATTCATCACTGCCACCAGCAGCACGTTCTCTTTGTTTGCATTCAAGTTATGGATCACACTTGGAATTTGGTCTAAAAGTTCATTCACCATTTCAATTATGCCATTTCTTGCCGCAACCAGGAATGCTGTCTCCGTTTTGTCAATACTGTCACTTGCCCTTgaaatttcctttttttctttttctttctttgcattcAAGTTATGGATCACACTTGGAATTCGCTCTAAAAGTTCATTCACCATAGTTCTTGCCGCAACCAGGAATGCTGTCTCCGTTTTGTCAATACTGTCACTTGGGCTCGAAGATTTTTTCTCCTTATCCTCTATTTTTACTTCTTCTATTTCTATTTCTTCTTCGTTCGACCCTGACTCTCTTGATTCACCTGTCACCACCAGAAAAGggaaatatttttatcttcatcTTCCCACACATATTTTACTGacaagaattttattaataacttCTAAGCATATGTTTAAGGAGattgcttttaaaatttattcatcatcttcatcttcaactttattatatttcttcAATCAGCTTTGAATGTGTGAAAATTGTTATGGCCACTGTTATTATGGCCACTGTTATGGCCTGAGAGGGATTATGCAGAAGTGGGATTTATgcagaaaatgaaagaatacaGAGGAAAGAGAGAGCTAGAGAAAATGAGAGCTTTTTCTCATTAACACACCAATGAATACAAAACAACAGTATTTAAACAAAACACTGTAAAGAAGACTTGACAGTTATTACAGTTATAATATTCAGATTAATCTCAACACACCCTCCTTAATCTGAATTCACATCAATTTAACACCAAGCAAATCTCTAAGTTTCTCAAATCTGATCTGCTTCAAGGCTTTAGTGAAAACATCTGCAGTTTGATCTTCAGTGCCGCAATGGACCAATTCCAATCTACCTTTATTAACTTGATCTCTCAAAAAATGAAACTTGGTTTCAATGTGTTTACTTCTACCATGAAATACTGGGTTTTTAGACAGACTTATAGCTGATTTATTATCAACTAGAAGCTGTACCggttttttatattcaattttcaGCTCATCAAACATTGTTTCCAACCACACACATTGACAAGCAGTTTCAGCAGCTGCGATGTACTCTGCCTCACAGGATGATAGAGCAACCACATTCTGTTTCTTGGAGCACCATGAAATTGTAGCTCCCATATATTTAAACAGATACCCAAACGTGCTTTTCCTGTCAACTTTGTCACCACACCAATCAGCATCACACCAAGCCTCCAATGCTCCTCTCGTATTGTCAAGATTCTTGGGGTAGAATAGACCAAAGTCTGTTGTTCCCTTTAAGTAACGCAATATATGTTTGGCAGTAGCAAGATGAGATTGCCTAGGATCATTCATAAATCTGCTCACCAGCCCAACTCCAAAACTAATATCAGGTCTGGAGTTACAAATATATCGTAAAGACCCCACAATTTGCTTATACAGTGTGGCATCCACTCTCTTCTCGTCTAGTTTATCAGTCAGTTTCAGATTTGCCATGATTGGTACTGAAGCACTATTGCAATTTTCCATATTAAATCTTCTCAACACTTCACTTATATACCTCCTCTGATTAAGAAACACTCCATCATCTGTCTGTATGCATTCTAGTCCCAGAAAGTAGCTTAGACTGCCAAGATCAGTCATCTCGaattcttctttcattctcTTCTTAAACTCTTCAATTTCATCCACTGAATCTCCTGTTATAAGCAAATCATCTACATACAAGCAAATCAGCAACATACCTTGCCTTTTACTAGTCTTCACGTAGATACCAGATTCCACAGTACatttttgaaattcaagtttGATGAGCAAGGCGTTGATATGGTTGTTCCAGGCTCGAGGTGCCTGCCTAAGACCATATAAGGCTTTATTTAATCTATACACTTtctgctcttctccttctttttcaAAACCAGGAGGTTGTCTTACATAGACCTCTTCTTCTAATGGCCCATTCAAGAATGCGgatttaacatccatttgacaTACTTTCCAGTTTTTAAAGTTGGCCACAGCAATTACTAACCTCACGGTTTCCAGCCTTGCCACAGGAGCAAAAACATCTGTAAAATCAACTCCAGGCTTTTGCAAGAAGCCTCTCGCTACCAATCTGGCTTTGAACTTTGCTACTTCACCGTCTGGTTTGTGTTTGATCTTAAACACCCATTTAACGTCAATGGGATGTTTATGCTGAGGTAACTCCACCATATCCCAAGTTCTGTTTTTCTCTATGGCCTTTAGTTCCTCCAACATGGCTTC
This window of the Vigna angularis cultivar LongXiaoDou No.4 chromosome 7, ASM1680809v1, whole genome shotgun sequence genome carries:
- the LOC108336558 gene encoding uncharacterized protein LOC108336558; protein product: MSAINYGYVEEEFSNRLAECTFEGKWDEVEEMYNENPACHTAMIDDSVGTALHVAVDLDKEEVVEKLVKAIIRHNTMKALKMRNDRGDTALHVAASRDFTKICQIIVGKNPEDRTYLVECKNKDGETPLFQAALNGKKQTFAYLSKLFDHSARWQYLVRENGDSILHCAIRREYFDLAVIIVHYYDFLSTHLNKEGFTPLKVLATRPSAFRSATKLSWWKQILYHCILVEPVKPERQMNKILKKMEKKSNDSKFSYPENYTTLCEFIAGFKSLGARTDNCFTQRNQQDSENPTIKERKIVSETAGVGFWPPNYETSRQFLRSAYVHTLRFTGVGLKEISNMKRRHEWSGQLLKALLKRPYEAFTGYGVPPDIPVDEEMYNVFNQLKSGESRESGSNEEEIEIEEVKIEDKEKKSSSPSDSIDKTETAFLVAARTMVNELLERIPSVIHNLNAKKEKEKKEISRASDSIDKTETAFLVAARNGIIEMVNELLDQIPSVIHNLNANKENVLLVAVMNRQPFVIKKLKMKVKGEVWNNLTLAIDKNERTILHWAADAPGDDKHTKIAGSALQMMWDIKWFRYIESLVPEHFYLRSDTVGETAEEIFEDKHKVLIEKSSEWLKDTSESCSVVAALVAGVSFATATTIPGNTDQEGRPNLEGEPVFDVFAVSSLVGLCSSVTGLIMFLTILTSRKQSKDFRRDLPFKLLLGLSSLFVSIAAMFVSFCSGHYFLLSHTYRTVLYPLYAVTVFPLMFYAVSQFPLYFDLIIAILSQVPWATNRGDKL